In Flavobacterium cerinum, one genomic interval encodes:
- a CDS encoding carboxypeptidase-like regulatory domain-containing protein → MKNKLLLILLFGTLQVFSQINTRELLKGQVQIDSMDVENITILNTATHVKTNTGKMGEFEIYARVKDTLVFSSLSFSPLMIVLEKRDFDMQILRIRLTVEVNQLNEVIVKRLSGDLERDTRKLKDRSQRIAVSEKILFDTDFKTDYLTRPTTPPIIPNMSPLMGVDFIKVGEMVGRLFKSTRKKDTGTATFVTDKIFADAVREKLSNKFFADVLKFKKEEIGPFLTYCDQGTITRELLEPQHEFELIDYLISKSKTYRQQQKK, encoded by the coding sequence ATGAAAAATAAACTGTTACTTATCTTGTTGTTTGGGACTTTACAAGTCTTTTCGCAAATCAATACAAGGGAATTATTAAAAGGTCAGGTGCAGATCGATAGTATGGATGTTGAAAATATCACAATCCTCAATACCGCTACCCATGTCAAAACAAACACCGGTAAAATGGGTGAATTTGAGATTTATGCACGGGTAAAAGATACGTTGGTCTTTTCAAGTCTGTCTTTTAGTCCGTTAATGATTGTGTTGGAAAAACGCGATTTCGATATGCAAATCCTGCGCATTCGCCTTACAGTTGAGGTAAATCAGTTAAATGAAGTAATTGTAAAACGTCTTTCCGGTGATCTGGAAAGAGATACCCGGAAATTAAAAGACCGAAGCCAACGGATAGCTGTTTCAGAAAAAATACTGTTTGATACCGATTTTAAAACAGATTACCTTACCCGGCCAACAACTCCGCCGATAATACCCAATATGAGTCCGTTAATGGGAGTAGACTTTATTAAAGTCGGTGAGATGGTAGGACGTTTGTTTAAATCGACACGTAAGAAAGATACCGGTACAGCCACTTTTGTAACCGACAAGATTTTTGCCGATGCTGTTCGGGAAAAACTATCGAATAAGTTTTTTGCGGATGTATTAAAATTCAAAAAAGAGGAAATTGGTCCGTTTCTAACCTATTGCGACCAAGGTACTATTACGCGGGAATTACTAGAACCGCAACACGAATTTGAATTGATTGATTATTTGATCAGTAAAAGTAAAACGTACCGTCAGCAACAAAAGAAATAA
- a CDS encoding carboxypeptidase-like regulatory domain-containing protein yields MNKIFPLILLVISVTSYAQNTKVLKGKIMAGTSELDGVHVINKRTEKAVVTENGGFFTIHAQPNDTLIFSAIQFKGKQIQLEEKDFKEELFYVKLEVMVRQLKEVVINSYGNINSESLGLVPRGQKKYTPAERKLKTATGTDAQIGTNTSVGLDPMLNWLSGRTAMLKKEVEIEKKELFRQKLEGMYEEDYFVKTLKIPEEYVQGFIFYAVENERFTAAIKAKNKTLATFYLNELAVQYRKIITDEK; encoded by the coding sequence ATGAATAAGATATTTCCTTTGATTTTATTGGTAATTTCTGTAACTTCATACGCACAGAATACAAAAGTTCTTAAAGGTAAAATCATGGCAGGCACTTCAGAACTGGATGGCGTTCATGTAATCAATAAAAGAACGGAAAAAGCAGTTGTGACAGAAAACGGCGGTTTTTTCACCATTCATGCGCAACCGAATGATACGTTGATTTTTTCGGCAATTCAGTTTAAAGGAAAACAAATACAACTGGAAGAAAAAGACTTTAAGGAAGAGTTGTTCTATGTAAAACTGGAAGTGATGGTGCGACAGTTGAAAGAAGTTGTGATCAATTCTTATGGGAATATTAATTCGGAGAGTTTAGGGTTGGTTCCACGGGGTCAGAAAAAATATACACCGGCCGAAAGAAAATTAAAAACAGCTACCGGAACAGATGCGCAAATCGGTACCAATACCTCTGTAGGTCTTGACCCGATGTTAAATTGGCTTTCAGGACGGACTGCAATGCTGAAAAAAGAAGTTGAAATTGAGAAAAAAGAACTTTTCAGACAAAAACTGGAAGGAATGTACGAGGAAGACTATTTTGTCAAGACTTTAAAAATACCGGAAGAATATGTGCAGGGCTTTATCTTTTATGCTGTAGAAAACGAAAGGTTTACAGCAGCCATAAAAGCGAAAAACAAAACACTGGCCACATTTTATCTGAATGAATTGGCAGTACAATACCGAAAAATAATTACAGATGAAAAATAA
- the pepE gene encoding dipeptidase PepE — translation MKKLIIASTSTLHNGSYLDYLLPTLASHFNDVKTLLFIPYARPGGISHDAYTEKVREAFSKINIAVKGIHEYENPTEALSTAEGIFTGGGNTFLLVSQLYQTKVIDALETAVKNGTPYLGTSAGSNICGLTMGTTNDMPIVYPPSFKTLGFVPFNINPHYLDPDSNSTHMGETRETRINEFHHFNSQPVLGLREGSWLEVSGNTITLKGHLNARLFRQNQEPEEMAPESDFSNLK, via the coding sequence ATGAAAAAGCTAATAATTGCCAGTACATCAACACTTCATAACGGAAGTTATCTCGATTATCTTCTACCTACACTGGCATCTCATTTTAACGATGTAAAAACACTTTTATTCATTCCCTATGCACGCCCCGGTGGGATTTCTCACGACGCTTATACCGAAAAGGTTCGCGAAGCCTTTTCAAAAATCAATATCGCTGTAAAAGGAATTCACGAATATGAAAACCCTACAGAAGCACTTTCTACTGCCGAAGGTATTTTTACCGGCGGAGGAAATACTTTTCTTTTAGTCAGCCAACTGTATCAGACAAAAGTTATCGATGCGCTGGAAACCGCAGTAAAAAACGGAACTCCTTATTTAGGAACTTCAGCCGGTAGTAATATTTGCGGCCTGACAATGGGAACCACTAATGATATGCCGATTGTTTATCCGCCGAGCTTTAAAACTTTAGGATTCGTTCCTTTTAATATTAATCCGCATTATCTTGATCCGGACAGCAATTCAACTCATATGGGCGAAACCCGCGAAACCCGAATTAATGAGTTTCACCATTTTAATTCGCAACCGGTATTAGGATTACGCGAAGGAAGCTGGCTGGAAGTAAGCGGAAATACAATTACACTTAAAGGTCATTTAAATGCCCGTTTGTTCCGTCAGAATCAAGAGCCGGAAGAAATGGCACCGGAAAGTGATTTTAGTAATTTAAAATAG